Within the Eriocheir sinensis breed Jianghai 21 unplaced genomic scaffold, ASM2467909v1 Scaffold471, whole genome shotgun sequence genome, the region cccgccgtgacatgcgcctatatcacaggctacgtgaGCTATTGattgagtgcctatactgagacagtggctgattgTAAAACTAATAGTACTCTCCTGTCACTTTCTTACGGTACATTCTGACAGCTgttgaccaaattatggtaaagtatgagGGCGTAATGATGGGTTGGCGACACTTGTTGGTGTAGACACAAACTGCCTTATTTAATTTCCCAGAGCTCAGTggctgctggctgttaggggaaggtgtgcaggtctgacataagtgtgctcagtttcagtggaggacccgtatggctgtggaaCAGAAATACAAGACAGAGCGTGTGCGAGTGTTTGAAAAGTGTGGTGaataacagggccaataatggcgtccaaatcctaGGTTGTCagtactctctctatcaagggactctactgtgtaccagtgatgggccaaatttttgccttgaCATAACCaccccaaaatagaggatgcataaactgatcacaaatgtgttgatatatattgtaTAATGAtctgtgtgagtgatgattttttctcattaatttgctaagaggggcctttaagaaacatgatccctgcagctaccgggttaaaatgtcCTTTCTGGTCTTCATCACTACGTTATTTGACGGTATTATACCTCTGCCAGATCTTTCACTTTAAAGTTAATCTTCATTATTAATCTTAAAAGACCTAGTGAGAATTTAATTTTagcaaaataagagaagggaaggaagacaccaTTACTCTGGAAATTATAAATATTTAGAGTCCAACTATTATTAATTTACCTTCCTTTggatcctttccttttctccttaaaGTGTCCTCCagcctttttttcatcattctgtAAAAAACATGGAATTACAAACCCACTGTTTATCTTCTCATATTAGGAGTGGAAACATTTATAACACTTATATTacaaaggaaatcaagaaaaagatTTTGATTAAATGCATTAAATGTTATTTTTCATTAATTCTGCTGGCCTTCAATTACTCATCAGTGAATGAGGATGGCTGCTGCTGACTCACTTTCTAGGTGTGAAATTATACACACAGGGAATTAACTGTTacattacaattttttttctaaaaatttgATTTCATGCAAGAACATTCTTAAAGTAACCTAACTCAATTAAAATGACATAATTAAGCAATGTGATATAACCAAAGTTACCAAACATATGAAAGAATTGAAACAGCAAAAAAGGCTCATCAATAAGTGTAGCatcatatcaaaatatttttagctTTTAAGACACATTCATATGGCTCTGAATTTGCGCCTCAACTCTGAAACAGTTCACAGCTGTGGTGACTTTCTTTCCCCAAGCATCCAAGCATGCTGCATCTTGTACATTGCTGATCCCTGCTGTCAAGAACTTTTAGGAAGCTCCTGATAGCAGGGCTGAGCCAAGGCCCTCGGCTGAGTGGCGGCTGCCTTGTGATTGACTGGTATACTTTCGGTAAGCAACTGTGACTTGGCAATATCTCGTGAATCACAAAGATTTCAACTAGTAGGCTGGTTAAAAGTAATGTGTGCTACTGTGTGATATATTTGCTTCTATAACCAGTAGTCCTGGTCGCCCACTCACTCATTCGCAAGAATCGGAACAATCATCATACTAAACACCTCATCAACTCCTATGAAGTGAGTTTATATTAATCACTGTCAATTTGATTATTCTTACTATTTTAGCTAAAACAGTAGTGATAGGAAGGATTCAAATGAGGAAATTGGGTGCAAGTCTTGGAGTGGCAATTGCCACACCAATGAACCCTTTAAACATGTATTTTGAAGTCACACAAAATTTAATGACATGACATTTTTGTTTATCACAGTGTTTTTTATGCACAGCACTTCCACGTTAtggtggttagcatgcctagccacGAATTAGCAGGTCCGGGTAGTCAGTCCATCcaggtgttcatcctcccttttgagcAAGTCTGTAAATGGGTACCTTGGGAAAGTTGGGGAAAGTAAATAGAAGTGACCCAAATGTTGTATTTCCCCTGTATCCTGGGGTAATATGTTTTCACTAACCACAAGTCTAAGGACcaatgggatggagatgagcaccaagccCCATGCACAGCTATAGCTTTTGCTCCCAACATTACCTTAATTAGATGTTATTGATGAGATCCTACAGTATATTTGTATAACAATACCCTCTCATTATGCTTACCTTTGTCACTATACTACAGAAAATGTTGgaatcatcactattatcataaTCATGAGTTATGACCAATGTTTATGAAACATTTATCATTCACTACTTTAATGCATTAAAATGAAAGTCTGATGCAGCAGATTGATCAACtgtgtgaaggaagaagaaaagtgaagtgatATGGCTAATTTATCAAACTAAAATTTCATAGGATGGGGGTAACAGACCTGGAAGAAGCTTGTAAATGGCTCTGAAGTGAACAAAGGACTATGCTGGCCGATGAACTTTAGAAGACTGAGTGTTGCCTGTCGCCGTGCCTCAACCACTTCAGCTTCAAACCTGGTGAGAAGACAATGACACTTATCTTGGTCAAAAAGGTAATACCAAAATTTCACTTGCAATCAGCAAGTAAATTAGCAAATCACTgcacatctttatttttcttaccaCGTGTAATCATACCTGTTGAGGATGGTGGCCCGAGGGAAGGGTGGCACCTGCCCTGAGAGGTCAAGTTTCGCATGTAACTCAAAAATGGCCTTGTGAAGCCGCCTGATTTCTGAGTATCGCCGCCACACTTCCACTGAAGTGGAGGCTTCAGGGCTGCTTCTAGGGAATACCTGTAAATTTCATCcctttaaatttattttcaaaaAGTTATTAAGAGTATGCTAAATAAAAATGTTGCATTGCCTTCTTTGTATACATGTcatataaaacaagaaaaaatgtgGGTAAAATTTCAAAAGTATGCCCACCACCAGTGAAAACAACCAGTGGAACAGCACAAAGCATATATATTCTGTGTAATTATCATGAACAATAATTATTAAACTTGATAAATCTAACCAAACTtaatttaacctaacataacctgacctaacctaacttaatttaATGTAGCCTGACATGTGCTCTGTTGGCAAAATACAGTAGACAGAATTAATAAAATccctttacatatctccctcaGATCGTATTTTAAGAAATTAATATCTCACGAATCAGTGATTTATGATGGGAAAGAAATATGTCAGTTTGTTATGTGTACACAATGTACTTCATACTTATTGCAAAAAGGTATCCTTCGCAGTAAGATGAGCAGACTTCTGGAGCAATACTAAAATGTTTTGTTGACAGAAAATCAGGTtgagattcgttttagtaccgtgccagtattttattacctaccttatgaaacatcactagctccatatatcttttctacaaacgttcaacaatcatggaaacgctttcaaaatccaattcaaggactatttattgttgaaaatatgggataatattcacaaaagcgttgcctcctctggcggtgcagccagtgttgcgagaaatacctcctcacagagataagtcgcatatacatgtggggggtggtccaccccccctggttagaatagggggttgaggggggtgaagcccccccattagcaggtcataaagttcggttggagtagtttaaatatgttcccccaccctaaaccttctgcgagctattttgaggctgtggTGGCAGCACCGTCGGCGCGGCCACTGCCAgcggaggctacgctttcgtgaataatatcccatattttcaacaataaatagtccttaaaTTGGATTTTGcaagcatttccatgattgttgaacatttgtagaaaagatatatgaagaactagtgatgtttcataaggtaggtaatggaatactggcacggtactaaaatgaATCTTTACCAAAAAGCAAATGCAGACAGAGGAAACGGAGTATGTTTGACAAGGTTAAGTCAGGCTACCATATATTAACACAGCTTATGATAAAATAGTAAACTATTATTGCTAATACAACAATCTGGCGTTGCATGGAGTTAGTCAAATCTCAGACTAGTAATTTGCAACAACAACGGTTACTGCTATGGGGTTATGACCCTTTTATAATATATCAGATAAAGAGTGTCACCCACCAGTGTGCGTCAGGTGTGACTTGGGAGAGAGACTGATTGGGCTGATAACCGGGCAGAGAGCAACACACAATCAGCTGTTATCGTAAACAAGGGTGGTGCGAACACTTGAACACAATGACAAATCAGTGAGTGTGCTACTACGACAGATAACGCCACACGCTTCCCTTCACGGCCCTGAATGGTGGGTGACCTAGTTTAGGGAGCGACAGCTGACCCCGAGAAGGAAGCTGGAAGGTCGCCGCCCACTTCCTGGTCCGCATACTGCCTCCATTACCACGCGCGTCACGACTTTACTATGGGCCAAAGGGTGCTTAAAAGCCACGGCCGGGGAGGTACTTACGGTGGACTTGACCTGGTAGACGGTGTAGCCCTTGGAGTGGCGCCTGGCCTCGTTGACCTCAAATATCCGGACCCAGTGCTGTGTTTTGGaggccatgtttgtttacacttGAGGGACCCTGAGTGTAAACTTACTACGGCCCATACCATTATAGACTTACCACGGCCTATACCATTATAAACCTACCACGGCCCATACCATTATAAACCTACCACGGCCCATGCTATTATAAGCCTATCACGGCCTATACCCTTATAGACCTACCACGGCCCATGCCATTATAAACCTACCACGGCCCATACCATTATAAACCGACCACGGCCCATACCATTATAAACCTACCACGGCCCATACAATTATAAACCGACCACGGCCCATGCCATTATAAGCCTATCACGGCCTATACCCTCATAGACCTACGCACTGCCCATACCGTTTATATAGACCTACCACGGCCCATACCATTATAAACCTACCACGGCCCATACCATTATAGACCTACCACGGCCCATGCAATTATAAACCTACATACGGCCCATGCCATTATAAATCTACCACGGCCCATACCATTATAAACCTACCACGGCGTCAATAACACAAAGCTGAGATACAGATATAGATTTgacttatttttttacataatgTTAAATAGGCAATAAAATAACACCTTAGACTGAATAAATCAAGGGGACTGGTGGCCATTAACTCCAACATTAGCTAAATAGAAGGAAGGATTGGTAGTGGAAAAAATAACTCGTAACTGATGATGACCGCGCCTAAGACATGTCAGTCAGGGTAAACAGGCCAGGAACTCTTGACACCTTCAACGAGATAGCCTTTTTGGTGGCCGGGGCCTTAGCTCCCACCCAGGCCAAGCATGGGGTTTCATCACCTAAGACCTACTCCACAACAGCTTCCTTCCTCGCATGACTGCATCaaatatttcccttctctctcatatgCTTCTTGCAGTACGAATATACCTGCAAAACGTCAACACATCTTACTTCCCTGATTCCTCTGCCTACACACCTGAGAATACGCCTCCAATGATTTTGATCTTTCCAGGAAGAGAAATGTTGCCTCTTTGGGAAACTGATAGAACGACTTAAAATAGAACTTAATGGCTTTAGAAATGCAGATAAATCCCAATGATTTATAATAAATGCTGTTAAGTAGCCTGTGGGAGATATATAGTAGGCCTACCAGTACAAAGGATAGTGCTTTATATATGCGAAATTTGCATTTAACACGGAGATCAAAGTCTATGAAGCATTAAATTGGAAAATATAAGATTCTATCAGAGCAATACCCTAACTAAGAAGGGCTATAATATCATGTACAAAATTGGGAAAAATTTGTCGCCCATGCCTGCATCAGCAAAGGAAGAATTAGAAGTGTATTGGTTCTTGGCAGCCTGATCCTTTAGAAAAACATTTTCATTAAAGGGGAATAAATACCAAAATTCCCTAAACTCACATCTGAAGTACAAAATGTTGTTCCACATATGGAGTAAGCCTTAATGACTCATTCATTATACAGCAGGGGAATCCTAACATGGGTTCAGTGAAGCTATTTGTTCCCTGGCACAGTAGCCCATATGACATATGTACATATATAAACTTTCTAATTAATCCTAACGAAAGTACTATAAGTTTTTCATCGATGGGCATGCCACCTGTCTTCTGTAGAGTCTAGGGATGGCCATGATGGTACAACAGTGATTAGTCAGCAGATGATAAGTAAACACTGGAAACAAAATATGGCATTTATTACAGACTACAATATAATAATGGTCACaatagttgctctctctctctctgcaagataTGCTTTGAGGACCTGCTGGATAAGTACCATTTGATTATCAAGCATTACATTACTAGATTGCCAAATATTATTGTGTCTGGAGTATTGTCAAAGATAGCTGCCTACTTGTTTTACAATGAGGCCTTTAGACTTATTAACTGCCTTAAAGACTATTTGCTGGGAACACTGCTTCAAACTTATGGGCTTCTGGACCCTTTCCTCTACCAAGGCAGACTGTTCACAgaagttttttttaatacattctTTGCTAGCATAAAAAGTTTAATTTGAAGCAGTGTGTTACTTACAAACAAGAAATGGCTTCAGGATGCATCTCCCATCCTTTATCTTGTAAATGGATGTCATAAAGTCACcttattgaaagaaaataaaaccatGAGTAAGACCCCTACTGTAACtatataaagcaaaaaataatcattACTTCTAAGTGTCAGTGCTCTGAGCCATATACAAAAAATGAATTAAGATATATTGCAATAGAAAATTTCAAAGTTATTACTATAACTTAAACATTTATTGACATGGTAAACACTTTTTGTAACTTAGGAATTTCATACAGATGGCTTTAGACTCTAAATGGCTGTAAGGGTGAAGGAGTTGCCCTTTATGTTAAAAGTTGGTTACAGCCAGTTGGTAGAGGTTATaggtgtgtccatgggtagttttatgaaccttgtgatagtttggcaaggctacTGCATGATGAGcatgaaaacactcatgagaacccaactaatctccatTGTGGCTTTTAGGAATAGCTGTTGTGAGAGCTGAATGCATTACTCACCAGATTTTACTTAGTGTGGTGCTGCCTAAAAGttgagggaataggaagaggacaCTGGAAGGAACACTCAAGGCTCTTGGTGCAAGACACTGGCCAATGACTATAATAATTCAATTAAGATGTTTTTTACTATTCTTGATTTATGTCTCGGCAGATACACAGATTTTGGTCTTATATCCTGATTATATTAGAAAGTGTAACATGATGAAATGGTTCTCTGGCAGTGTTCCACAGAGCCCAGTGTTCTGTGATAGCCTACCAAGGGTTCTATGTGTTGAGTCATGCATCCAATATGTTTTAGATAGAAATGTCTGTGGCACTTACTGACAGGAGACACGTGGGTAAGAGACAATGCAACGAGTGATGAAGAAGAAGGCTGGGTGGTGATCTAGTTACAAGAGAGTCCCTCAGGGTCGTGTTTGTTGTGCACAATGTAAGAAAACTGTTGCTGTGTCTATTGACAGCACACGACTGTTTGACCAGGATACTGTGTTAGATCTATTGACGGCACCTGGACTCAAAGGGTTAATAACTATACAGGAGTTATATCTTTAAATGCACTACACCTCACACACATAAATATATCTAACTTTAGACAATATCTGACAAATTTACTTACCTGCTTAAATTGTTATTTTTTGGGGGAGTGTTTGGCCACAACCTTTCTGAAGGTGAGATTGATTCTGACTCCTGGTGAAGCCTTGCGTGGGGGCAGAGCGTGGTACCAGTATTGGTTGGTGGGAGGATTCATGAGCAGAAGACTTCCATGCTGAAGCTGCATTTGTACTGAAAAAGAGAACTCAAATGCTGTAGGATGTCTACTGTAACTCCTCCTTTACACTATGAGGATGTTATGTATATAGCTACTTGGCACATTTACATTGATACAGTAAATAAGCAGGATCTTAAATTTTCCTAGTTATTCATGTCTTCATAAAGTCAGGCATGCAGGATGATATCATATACATGCATGTATTCAGTAAATTTGCAGTTGGTTGTTTGCCAATATATTGAGCATCTCTTTGAAACTCTCATCAGATAATCAACATCATACTAAACAAAATAAGAGTCTGCAGTATGCTAAACATTCTTGCCTTtttcaatgtttatttttttgggtGGTCTTGAGTCTTGGTGACGAAAGTAGAAGTCCCTTTGTTGCCCAAGACTAAGAGAGGCGATGGGAACTTTAGGATCCaattccttttcatcatctttgtGTTCCCCCATTTTGTCACTGCCATCTTTATATCTGGAAAAGGCACATTAGTGGTGAACATTTATGATTTAGATCAGaggttctcaatcttttttcagtgatggcaccctcaacttatataaaccctcttgtggcacccctttttccccctccccctcttcacatgaattaacttcttatacacaattgtacctgtttaagttactttaattaatgaattaaaaatattatccatactcaaaccaaaattaacatacggTAGAGTACATGCCCAAACGAAACTCATCAGTCGAATAAGATTAATttaagagttataaatgcagacttacataaaaaaaagaaaaaaaaagaatgatcaaaattcatgatgatcttgtggcaccccgTGGCACTGTACATGGCACCCCAGGGTGccgcggcacccagtttgagaacctctgatTTAGATGAACTAAACTAAAAGACAACCCATATACATATATGGAATCGGTAATCTTGTGATACTGATTTGATTtggatattctcttttttttttaataatttccactccCAACGCTAGCCAttataatgaagatgaaaatgactatttgagaggaggaaagatacaatGATTTAAATCTTACACTTTGCATTCTGTTTATGGAGAATAAAATGTCTAATGAGTAATTTCTTGACCAGTGATACTGATAACGTGTTAAGTCTCTTGTGATATTATTGACCGGAGATGGCTAATTTTAGCATCTTACTCAGCCCTACACAATTTATAGTAATCAGTTAGAGTCCAGGAGGATGGAGTTCATATAATTTCAAACCTACTGCTCCAAGGCTACCACTAAATCATGACTAAAATACTGAACAATCTTTCCAGCCACAGCTAGCAACCTGTTGATAAGCACAAAGTTGTAATCGTATCCAGTGACTTCTGTGAGCAGATCACGGATGCGACGCAATGGCTGGGGCCAGGGACGGGCCGGGGTCTGGATGCCGCTGTATGTGTAGGTCAGCCCAGGATCACCATAAGttgcctggaaaaaaaaaaattctgtaatTTGTGCATCACTAATGGCATGCAAAGATTATTTGTCACTGAAAGTAATACATATACTCCTATACTACTAATAATTGAGAAGTGGTGAAAGCTTTGTACTAAACATGCCACCAAATGTAGCATTGGTGCCTGGGTGCTTGCTGGAACTCATTCTTAGATAAAAAAATTAATGGACCTCCAATTCTCCTTCatcatatattccttttttttataggatTAGATTAATACTCTACTTTTCACCTTTCCATTTCTGTCTATCTGTAGAGTTGTTGAATTTGACCACCACGTATGGATGCACTTAATTCAAATGTAACCATGTATTCAGGTGAATTACACACTAGGCTGAAGTGTATGTCATACCTGTTTCCTGGGTAGGTTATGCCACTTGCCAAAGACTCTCACTCTGGCCAGGTCTCCAGTAAAGTATTCCACTTGCTCCTCCAGTGCTTGCAGCAAAGCAGTGGCTGTTAGCCTGGGAAGCAGCACAACATAGTCCAGGTCAAGATtctctttcttgatttttttccatttcaagtCAGAGATCTGTGCCTTTGAAAGTACTGGGTTGAGGGTGGGACCTGGACTGGATGGTAGTTTAGGTTCCacattttgttcctcttcctctcttgggACAGATGCTGTACATGATAGTTTCTTTTTCTTAGCAGATTTTTCTTTGAAAAGAGGAGGCTGATGTTCCATCATTTATCAGTACCTGGTGAAGTTACTTCCTTCAATAAATAAAGAATAGTACCTTATTTTACAGCATGATTATAttcctggtaaaaaaaaaaaaaaaaaaaaaaaaaaaaaattagtatatGTAAAAAAACATTGAAGGGAATTTCTTTTTCTTACCATGAACTTTCCTCCAAACTGAGCTATGGCAGCCTTAGGTACTATTGGTGATTTAACTGGTTAAGAGGGAGAGACATGGAGCAAATGCCTCAATATTAGATAAATATGGTAAAGCTAGTGCATGAAAAATTAATCTGGTTAGGAGAAAAACATGAGTGGTTGAAATAACTTTATGGTTGCAACAGCTACAGCCTTCACTAAGGAGAATGCAAACTTGTGAACAGGGATGTGTGAAGGCCACCACTTTACCAATGAGTAATAGATGTCCCCTCGGCCCAGAGGGTTTTGGGGCCTTCTCTGCCGCTGCTTGGTCATTACACaggtttttcctttcctttcgatCAACTGTGTTTTGATTTTCCCATAAGTTTACAtcttattttgcttattttacgTGGTATATTCTTGCATTCCATGGAAAACTATACTAGACTAAACTAAGTCCAACCATAGGATTGCAGGACCTTACCATTACCTAATAAGGCAGGTTTATAGACATTTCCAGTCTGTTGTAGGGAAGTCAGTAGATCCTTGTGGAATAAAGCAAAAGAACCATAGTGGGTGAGTACGTAAAGGTTTTTAATTTTTAAACTTATCGACACCTCAGTACACCTATTTGTAAAGCCTCTCATACAAGTTGCTTGGATTTTtatggcctgttttgtgatcctattctttttttttacagtaaagggagcagctcaagggcaaaaatatatagaaaaaaagactgctaatcactgcccctatcaAAAAGAGTAGGTAAAGAAGTGATAGtcttacccgacttctgcaccttgaacgggaaaaaacacACTGAAGAAAACCCGGTTAATTTTCTCTGTGACCAAGGGAAATAGATAGTCGTACTAGGAGCCCGAGACGTTTATAAGAATATGGACGATGGATTGTTTAGTGACCCTAGTAATAATTTTCCCCGacctgcaccttgaacgggaaaataacACTAATGAAAAcgcggttaatcttctctgtggccttgagaaatCGTGTTGGGAACCAGAGAGGAGAATATGGACCTAAgtctgtttaagaatatggacgttAATACGGACCAAAGTCTGCTGGCTGGGTTTGGGAGTAGGTCTAGTTGCCCTCTTTGCCGGTGTGTGAGGGAACCCAAAGCCCACACAGGCACCCATAGCCCATCTAGGAACCTGTGTGGGCTTTGCATGTGCCTGTCATTGCGCCTACCTTCCACGTGCTGCCCAAAACATCCTGGAACCACGGCACGACCATCCACCCACAGCCGCCACCGCTCAGCTGATCACTGTCAACAACAAACGCACGTGGCGGCAGATTCGGACGCCACAGCAGGACCCGTACTCTCAAACGTTTCGACGCCTTGGTATATCTATTTAAatctccctgtctctctgtctgcctgcttGTATATTACATGGTCTGTCAGTAGGGCTCCGGAAGGAATCTATGAATTTTGAATGTTTAGTTCCGTCCCTGTCAAGCCCGTGCGATGCAG harbors:
- the LOC126992476 gene encoding DNA oxidative demethylase ALKBH2-like, which codes for MMEHQPPLFKEKSAKKKKLSCTASVPREEEEQNVEPKLPSSPGPTLNPVLSKAQISDLKWKKIKKENLDLDYVVLLPRLTATALLQALEEQVEYFTGDLARVRVFGKWHNLPRKQATYGDPGLTYTYSGIQTPARPWPQPLRRIRDLLTEVTGYDYNFVLINRYKDGSDKMGEHKDDEKELDPKVPIASLSLGQQRDFYFRHQDSRPPKKINIEKVQMQLQHGSLLLMNPPTNQYWYHALPPRKASPGVRINLTFRKVVAKHSPKK